The Nocardioides campestrisoli genome includes a window with the following:
- a CDS encoding NfeD family protein, which translates to MDWFREHAWETWLGVAVLLGVAEMFSLDLVLIMLAAGAVVGMLAAMLDLHVGIQVVAAAATSMAALLLLRPSLVGRLHGGPELRLGHTRLVGKQALVTEDITGTLVGRIRLDGEIWSALPYDDTLTIPAGATVEVLEIRGATALVHPIAQLEP; encoded by the coding sequence ATGGACTGGTTCCGCGAGCATGCCTGGGAGACGTGGCTGGGCGTAGCCGTGCTTCTCGGGGTCGCTGAGATGTTCAGTCTCGACCTCGTCCTGATCATGCTGGCCGCCGGCGCGGTGGTGGGGATGCTCGCCGCCATGCTGGATCTCCACGTGGGGATCCAGGTGGTCGCCGCTGCAGCCACCTCGATGGCGGCCCTGCTCCTGCTCCGCCCCTCACTGGTCGGCCGCCTGCACGGCGGGCCCGAGCTCCGGCTCGGCCACACCCGGCTGGTCGGAAAGCAGGCGCTGGTCACCGAGGACATCACGGGGACCCTGGTCGGCCGGATCCGGCTCGACGGCGAGATCTGGTCCGCGTTGCCGTACGACGACACCCTCACCATCCCGGCAGGCGCCACGGTGGAGGTGCTCGAGATCCGCGGTGCGACCGCCCTGGTCCACCCGATCGCCCAGCTCGAACCCTGA
- a CDS encoding ABC transporter ATP-binding protein translates to MVAVLEFADVTVRRGTATLLDSVTWSVEEDERWVVLGPNGAGKTTLLQVAAAQMHPSGGVAGILEEVLGTVDVFELRTRIGLTSAALADRIPRDERVHDVVVSASYGVLGRWREVYETLDHDRAEMLLAEVGARHLTQRTFGTLSEGERKRVQIARALMTDPELLLFDEPAAGLDLGGREDLVSTLSALALDPDSPATVLVSHHVEEIPPGFTHALMLRQGRVVAQGPLDRVVTEEALSETYGMPLLLRAEDGRYAARRRPARRAG, encoded by the coding sequence ATGGTCGCCGTGCTGGAGTTCGCAGACGTCACCGTGCGACGAGGAACGGCCACCCTGCTGGACAGCGTGACCTGGTCGGTCGAGGAGGACGAGCGCTGGGTCGTCCTGGGGCCCAACGGGGCCGGCAAGACGACGCTGCTGCAGGTGGCGGCCGCCCAGATGCATCCCTCGGGTGGCGTCGCCGGGATCCTCGAGGAGGTGCTCGGCACGGTCGACGTGTTCGAGCTGCGCACCAGGATCGGGCTGACCAGCGCGGCGCTGGCGGACCGGATCCCGCGCGACGAGCGCGTGCACGACGTGGTGGTCTCGGCCTCCTACGGGGTGCTCGGCCGCTGGCGCGAGGTCTATGAGACCTTGGACCACGACCGCGCCGAGATGCTGCTCGCCGAGGTCGGGGCCCGGCACCTGACCCAGCGCACCTTCGGCACCCTCAGCGAGGGTGAGCGCAAGCGGGTGCAGATCGCCCGGGCACTGATGACCGATCCCGAGCTGCTGCTCTTCGACGAGCCGGCCGCCGGCCTGGACCTCGGTGGCCGGGAGGACCTCGTCTCCACCCTGTCGGCGCTGGCGCTGGACCCCGACTCGCCGGCCACCGTGCTGGTCTCGCACCACGTGGAGGAGATCCCTCCCGGGTTCACCCACGCGCTGATGCTCCGGCAGGGCCGGGTCGTCGCGCAGGGACCGCTGGACCGGGTGGTCACCGAGGAGGCCCTCTCCGAGACGTACGGCATGCCCCTGCTGCTGCGCGCCGAGGACGGGCGCTACGCCGCCCGGCGTCGTCCCGCCCGTCGGGCCGGCTGA
- the serB gene encoding phosphoserine phosphatase SerB yields the protein MDPEAPKTLLITLTGKDRPGVTAAVFDRLAQAGVEVLDIEQIVLRRRLVLGVLVTAPHDWKRLSAQVERAADELQMQVEVERGVGDNRVRATGRSHVTVIGSPLRASAMAAIAGRIADSGANIDRMERMARYPVTAIDLHVSGIAPERLRVMLAKEAASQGVDVAVQPANLLRRGMRLIVMDVDSTLVQGEVIEMLAAHAGVEAEVARVTEAAMRGELDFAESLHHRVALLAGVPASALDEVYRDLVLAPGARTMVRTLRRLGYRFALVSGGFSQITDRLARDLHIDFARANELEIVDGVLTGRIVGPVVDRAGKATALREFAAACGVSEEAVIAIGDGANDLDMLNAAGLGIAYNAKPMVRDAADTAVNVPYLDAIVYLLGISREEVEAADAAAGIVTPAPPV from the coding sequence ATGGACCCCGAAGCCCCGAAGACCCTGCTCATCACCTTGACCGGCAAGGACCGACCGGGCGTCACCGCGGCCGTCTTCGACCGGCTCGCCCAGGCGGGCGTCGAGGTGCTCGACATCGAGCAGATCGTGCTGCGCAGGCGGCTCGTGCTCGGCGTGCTGGTCACCGCGCCGCACGACTGGAAGCGGCTGAGTGCCCAGGTCGAGCGCGCCGCCGACGAGCTGCAGATGCAGGTCGAGGTCGAGCGCGGGGTCGGCGACAACCGGGTCCGTGCGACGGGACGCAGCCACGTCACGGTGATCGGCTCCCCGCTGCGCGCCAGCGCGATGGCCGCCATCGCCGGCCGGATCGCCGACAGCGGAGCCAACATCGACCGGATGGAGCGGATGGCGCGCTACCCCGTCACCGCGATCGACCTGCACGTCTCGGGGATCGCACCCGAACGGCTGCGGGTGATGCTCGCCAAGGAGGCGGCGAGCCAGGGGGTCGACGTCGCCGTCCAGCCCGCCAACCTGCTGCGCCGGGGCATGCGCCTGATCGTGATGGACGTCGACTCGACGCTGGTCCAGGGCGAGGTGATCGAGATGCTCGCGGCCCACGCCGGCGTGGAGGCCGAGGTCGCCCGGGTGACCGAGGCGGCGATGCGCGGCGAGCTGGACTTCGCCGAGTCGTTGCACCACCGGGTGGCGCTGCTCGCCGGGGTGCCCGCCAGCGCACTGGACGAGGTCTACCGCGACCTCGTGCTCGCGCCGGGTGCTCGGACCATGGTGCGCACCCTGCGTCGTCTCGGCTACCGGTTCGCGCTCGTGTCCGGCGGCTTCAGCCAGATCACCGACCGGCTCGCCCGCGACCTGCACATCGACTTCGCCCGGGCCAACGAGCTGGAGATCGTCGACGGGGTGCTGACGGGACGGATCGTCGGCCCGGTCGTCGACCGAGCGGGCAAGGCCACGGCGCTGCGCGAGTTCGCCGCTGCCTGCGGGGTCTCGGAGGAGGCGGTGATCGCCATCGGCGACGGGGCCAACGACCTCGACATGCTGAACGCCGCCGGCCTGGGCATCGCCTACAACGCCAAGCCGATGGTGCGCGACGCCGCCGACACCGCGGTCAACGTGCCCTACCTGGACGCGATCGTCTACCTGCTCGGCATCTCCCGCGAGGAGGTCGAGGCGGCCGACGCCGCCGCCGGGATCGTCACGCCGGCCCCACCCGTCTGA
- a CDS encoding putative protein N(5)-glutamine methyltransferase, whose translation MADVADAGARAEVAARLRSAGSVFAEEEADLLLAELDGDELELAIQDRVHGEPLEHILGWAEFAGLRVAVHPGVFVPRRRTELLLEQALAHLPRHGLLVELCCGSAALATAVAAGRADASVLASDLDRAAVDCARENLERYGGQVVTGDIASGVPEQLWGRVDVVVANAPYVPTRQLGLMPAEARLHEPVLALDGGPDGTRVQDRVVAAAVELLSPTGVVVVEASRSEAEQTAARMVWRGFIPDVVLDDDLDATCVVGRRSLPPDE comes from the coding sequence GTGGCGGACGTCGCTGACGCGGGCGCCCGCGCCGAGGTCGCGGCCAGGCTGCGCTCGGCGGGCTCGGTGTTCGCCGAGGAGGAGGCCGACCTCCTGCTGGCCGAGCTGGACGGCGACGAGCTCGAGCTGGCGATCCAGGACCGGGTCCACGGCGAGCCGCTGGAGCACATCCTGGGCTGGGCCGAGTTCGCCGGGCTCCGGGTCGCCGTACATCCCGGGGTCTTCGTGCCCCGCCGGCGCACCGAGCTGCTCCTGGAGCAGGCGCTGGCACACCTGCCCCGGCACGGCCTCCTGGTCGAGCTCTGCTGCGGCTCCGCGGCGCTGGCCACGGCCGTGGCGGCCGGCAGGGCGGACGCCTCCGTGCTGGCCTCGGACCTGGACCGGGCCGCGGTCGACTGCGCCCGGGAGAACCTGGAGCGCTACGGCGGTCAGGTGGTCACCGGCGACATCGCCTCGGGGGTGCCGGAGCAGCTGTGGGGCCGGGTCGACGTGGTGGTCGCGAACGCGCCGTACGTGCCCACCCGCCAGCTCGGTCTGATGCCCGCGGAGGCCCGGCTGCACGAGCCCGTGCTCGCCCTGGACGGGGGACCGGACGGGACCAGGGTGCAGGACCGGGTGGTCGCGGCCGCCGTGGAGCTGCTCTCCCCGACCGGCGTGGTGGTGGTGGAGGCGAGCCGCTCCGAGGCCGAGCAGACCGCGGCGCGGATGGTGTGGCGCGGCTTCATCCCCGACGTCGTCCTGGACGACGACCTGGACGCCACCTGCGTGGTGGGCCGCCGGTCGCTGCCTCCCGACGAGTGA
- a CDS encoding SixA phosphatase family protein: protein MTTDLRTLVLMRHATAEPTGATDVARALTPRGRHEATDTGVWLASQGFAPDHALVSGATRTRESWAAASEAAGWSISVDPDDSLYAAGPDATLDLVRAVPEQARALLVLGHNPTVAYLAQLLSDGAGDPELVRQMALGFPPATAVLMTVGTTWADLDVAGARVVGFRGGRR from the coding sequence GTGACCACCGACCTGCGGACGCTCGTGCTGATGCGTCATGCCACCGCGGAGCCGACCGGCGCCACCGACGTGGCCCGTGCGCTGACGCCACGGGGCCGGCACGAGGCGACGGACACCGGCGTGTGGCTGGCGAGCCAGGGCTTCGCGCCCGACCATGCCCTGGTCTCCGGGGCCACCCGGACGCGTGAGAGCTGGGCGGCCGCGTCCGAGGCGGCCGGCTGGTCGATCTCCGTCGACCCCGACGACAGCCTCTACGCCGCGGGCCCGGACGCCACGCTCGACCTGGTCCGCGCCGTGCCGGAGCAGGCCCGCGCGCTGCTCGTGCTGGGGCACAACCCGACCGTGGCCTACCTGGCCCAGCTCCTCTCCGACGGTGCAGGGGACCCGGAGCTGGTGCGGCAGATGGCGCTGGGCTTCCCCCCGGCGACGGCCGTGCTGATGACGGTCGGCACGACGTGGGCCGACCTCGACGTGGCCGGTGCCCGGGTGGTCGGGTTCCGTGGCGGACGTCGCTGA
- the fabI gene encoding enoyl-ACP reductase FabI codes for MGILEGKRILVAGVTMESSIGFATARVAQEQGATVLISNFGRALGITRRIAKRLPVTPPVLELDVTDPEHLAGLADQVREHVDGLDGVVHSIAYGNPETLLGGRFLEGPWDDVSQAVQVSAYSLKALAVATAPLMTRGSSLVGLTFDASTAWPAYDWMGVAKAALESTSRYLARDLGAEGIRCNLVAAGPLKTLAAKAIPGFEGLETAWKDRAPLGWDESDQEPTARAVVALLSDFFPATTGEIVHVDGGFHAMGL; via the coding sequence ATGGGCATCTTGGAGGGCAAGCGGATCCTGGTCGCAGGCGTGACCATGGAGAGCTCGATCGGGTTCGCGACCGCACGGGTCGCGCAGGAGCAGGGCGCCACGGTGCTGATCTCCAACTTCGGGCGTGCGCTGGGCATCACCCGGCGGATCGCCAAGCGACTTCCGGTCACGCCGCCGGTGCTGGAGCTGGACGTCACCGACCCCGAGCACCTCGCCGGCCTCGCCGACCAGGTGCGCGAGCACGTCGACGGGCTGGACGGCGTCGTGCACTCGATCGCGTACGGCAACCCGGAGACCCTGCTGGGAGGTCGCTTCCTCGAGGGCCCGTGGGACGACGTGTCCCAGGCGGTGCAGGTCTCGGCGTACTCGCTCAAGGCGCTGGCCGTCGCCACGGCCCCTCTGATGACCCGGGGCTCCTCGCTGGTGGGGCTCACCTTCGACGCGTCCACCGCGTGGCCCGCCTATGACTGGATGGGGGTGGCCAAGGCGGCGCTGGAGTCCACCTCGCGCTACCTCGCGCGGGACCTGGGCGCCGAGGGGATCCGGTGCAACCTGGTCGCGGCGGGCCCGCTGAAGACCCTGGCCGCGAAGGCGATCCCGGGCTTCGAAGGTCTCGAGACCGCGTGGAAGGACCGGGCGCCGCTCGGCTGGGACGAGAGCGACCAGGAACCCACTGCTCGTGCGGTGGTGGCACTGCTCTCGGACTTCTTCCCGGCGACCACCGGAGAGATCGTGCACGTGGACGGGGGCTTCCACGCCATGGGGTTGTGA
- the fabG gene encoding 3-oxoacyl-ACP reductase FabG, protein MTDQSHESRQPDPAPAAPRSVLVTGGNRGIGRAVAEELLARGDRVAVTSRSGGGPQGALDLRCDITDPEAVEAAFLEIERAHGPVEVLVANAGITADTLLLRMSEDDWSSVIDTNLTGSFRLAKRAARGMLRMRRGRIVLVSSVVGLLGSAGQANYAASKAGLVGLARSLARELGSRGITANVVAPGFVETDMTAVLTDEQREAIRAQVPLGRYATPEEVASAVAWLVSPGAAYVTGAVIPVDGGLGMGH, encoded by the coding sequence GTGACAGATCAGAGCCACGAGTCCCGTCAGCCCGACCCTGCGCCGGCGGCGCCCAGGTCCGTCCTGGTCACCGGGGGCAACCGCGGCATCGGCCGCGCCGTGGCCGAGGAGCTGCTGGCCCGCGGTGACCGCGTCGCGGTGACCTCGCGCTCCGGCGGAGGTCCCCAGGGCGCGCTCGACCTGCGGTGCGACATCACCGACCCCGAAGCGGTCGAGGCCGCCTTCCTGGAGATCGAGCGGGCCCACGGACCGGTGGAGGTCCTGGTGGCCAACGCGGGCATCACCGCCGACACCCTGCTGCTGAGGATGAGCGAGGACGACTGGTCCTCGGTGATCGACACCAACCTGACCGGCTCGTTCCGCCTGGCCAAGCGGGCCGCCCGCGGGATGCTCCGGATGCGGCGCGGGCGGATCGTGCTGGTCTCCTCCGTCGTCGGCCTGCTCGGGTCCGCCGGTCAGGCCAACTACGCCGCGTCGAAGGCCGGTCTGGTCGGCCTGGCCCGCTCGCTGGCTCGCGAGCTGGGGAGCCGGGGCATCACCGCCAACGTGGTGGCCCCGGGCTTCGTGGAGACCGACATGACCGCGGTGCTGACCGACGAGCAGCGCGAGGCGATCCGGGCGCAGGTCCCGCTGGGGCGCTACGCCACCCCGGAGGAGGTGGCCTCCGCGGTGGCCTGGCTGGTCTCGCCCGGCGCCGCGTACGTGACCGGCGCGGTGATCCCGGTCGACGGCGGACTCGGCATGGGCCACTAG
- a CDS encoding dodecin, which produces MSNRTYRVTEIVGTSPEGIDAAIRNGIERAGKTLRHIDWFEVTQVRGQAKDGEVEHFQVGLKIGFRLEDE; this is translated from the coding sequence ATGTCGAATCGTACGTATCGCGTCACCGAGATCGTCGGAACCTCTCCCGAGGGGATCGACGCCGCCATCCGCAACGGCATCGAGCGGGCCGGCAAGACCCTGCGTCACATCGACTGGTTCGAGGTGACCCAGGTCCGCGGCCAGGCCAAGGACGGTGAGGTCGAGCACTTCCAGGTGGGCCTGAAGATCGGCTTCCGGCTCGAGGACGAGTAG
- a CDS encoding DUF3099 domain-containing protein: protein MATRKKPSGQDAVRITTAASSREADIAARQLRYLLSMAVRVVCFIAAVAVGPGWLRWVLVAAAVLLPYVAVVLANATDTRDDTFSLRDAPAQHELPPGAAGPAVPPAQGDTQTPDDTQNGGPSA from the coding sequence ATGGCCACGCGCAAGAAGCCCTCGGGCCAGGACGCCGTCCGGATCACCACGGCGGCGTCGAGTCGCGAGGCCGACATCGCCGCCCGGCAGCTCCGGTACCTGCTGTCCATGGCGGTCCGGGTCGTCTGCTTCATCGCGGCCGTCGCGGTCGGGCCGGGCTGGCTCCGCTGGGTGCTGGTGGCCGCGGCCGTCCTGCTCCCCTACGTGGCCGTGGTCCTGGCGAATGCCACCGACACCCGCGACGACACCTTCTCGCTGCGCGACGCCCCTGCCCAGCACGAGCTCCCCCCGGGGGCCGCCGGTCCGGCGGTCCCTCCCGCCCAGGGCGACACCCAGACCCCGGACGACACCCAGAACGGAGGGCCTTCGGCGTGA